Proteins encoded together in one Anaerotignum propionicum DSM 1682 window:
- a CDS encoding recombinase family protein has translation MEELNTDTKYRASIYLRLSKEDGDKSESDSIGNQRDLIHHFLKDKPDIEVVSERVDDGYSGVNFDRPAVKKMIADAENGVINCIVVKDLSRFGRNFVEVGKYIDQVFPALGIRVISINENFDSINGRSQSDNILLPFLSLINDAYLRDISIKVRSQLEIKRKKGDFIGSFAVYGYLKHPEDRHKLVIDDYAADIVRDIFKWKMEGQSQQRIADKLNELDILSPMEYKKFCGMEYQTSFQTNAKAKWSAVAIGRILKNEFYVGTLVQGKRTTPNHKVKKTVTKPSDEWIRIENNHEAIITKENFVIVNELLISDTRVAPNKTEVYTFSGLLYCADCGNQLVRSSVCKNGKTYFYYMCGKNRTTKKCTSHRISDGAITEGVVVALRQHIANIVEMERILKYIDTLPYKSTNVKKLNVQIISKEDEVKRYEHLKTALFENLSDSILDKNEYLRLKFVYDEKQQSAELAITNLKQEIDKLVLNRTQETLWIEKFKLYQNIDTIDRKIAVNLIDKITVYDDKRLEISFKYQYNFDLALSLIQSMEKEISPRNKVKEAV, from the coding sequence ATGGAAGAATTAAATACAGATACAAAATATCGTGCAAGTATCTATCTTCGTCTTTCGAAAGAAGATGGGGATAAATCAGAAAGCGACAGTATCGGCAATCAAAGAGATTTGATTCATCATTTTCTAAAGGACAAGCCGGACATCGAGGTTGTTTCAGAACGCGTTGATGACGGTTATAGTGGTGTCAACTTTGACAGACCGGCTGTTAAGAAAATGATTGCTGATGCAGAGAATGGTGTTATCAACTGCATTGTGGTAAAGGATTTATCACGCTTTGGTCGTAACTTTGTGGAAGTGGGAAAATACATAGATCAAGTGTTTCCTGCTTTGGGTATCAGAGTAATATCTATCAATGAAAACTTTGATAGTATCAACGGCCGAAGCCAAAGTGATAATATTTTACTGCCTTTTCTCAGTTTGATAAATGATGCTTACTTGCGTGATATTTCGATAAAGGTTCGGAGCCAGTTGGAAATCAAACGCAAAAAGGGCGATTTCATTGGCTCTTTTGCTGTTTATGGGTATTTAAAGCACCCTGAAGATAGACATAAACTTGTAATAGATGATTATGCCGCTGATATTGTCCGTGATATTTTCAAATGGAAAATGGAGGGACAAAGTCAGCAGAGAATAGCCGACAAGCTGAACGAACTGGATATTCTGTCCCCTATGGAATATAAAAAATTTTGTGGGATGGAGTATCAAACAAGTTTCCAAACCAATGCAAAAGCAAAATGGTCGGCTGTGGCTATTGGGCGTATATTGAAAAACGAATTTTATGTAGGGACATTGGTACAAGGGAAACGCACTACCCCGAATCACAAGGTGAAAAAGACGGTAACAAAACCAAGTGATGAATGGATAAGGATTGAAAATAATCACGAAGCTATTATCACAAAAGAAAATTTTGTCATTGTGAATGAACTCTTAATCAGTGATACAAGGGTTGCTCCGAATAAAACAGAGGTTTATACCTTTTCGGGACTTCTCTACTGTGCAGATTGTGGCAATCAGCTTGTTCGCAGTAGTGTGTGCAAGAATGGGAAAACCTATTTTTACTATATGTGTGGCAAAAATAGGACTACCAAGAAATGCACAAGCCATCGTATCAGTGATGGAGCTATTACGGAAGGTGTGGTAGTTGCGTTAAGACAACACATAGCAAACATTGTGGAGATGGAACGTATACTGAAATACATTGATACGCTCCCATATAAGAGTACTAATGTAAAGAAACTGAATGTTCAAATTATTAGCAAGGAAGATGAGGTAAAACGATATGAGCATTTAAAAACAGCACTTTTTGAAAATCTTTCTGACAGTATCCTGGATAAAAATGAGTATCTTCGTTTGAAGTTTGTTTATGATGAAAAGCAACAATCCGCAGAATTGGCAATTACAAATTTAAAGCAAGAAATTGATAAGCTGGTGCTAAATCGTACCCAGGAAACCTTATGGATAGAGAAATTCAAGCTCTACCAAAATATTGACACCATTGACCGAAAAATAGCGGTCAACCTCATTGATAAAATAACGGTTTATGACGATAAAAGGCTTGAGATCAGCTTTAAATATCAGTACAACTTTGACCTTGCTCTTTCTTTGATTCAAAGTATGGAAAAAGAAATATCGCCCCGAAACAAAGTGAAGGAGGCGGTATAA
- a CDS encoding recombinase family protein: MARVSRKNKAQAILEPIEHVYNTAIYIRLSIEDSGTNRSETIETQQYMVEQFVNAQQDMKLYSVYKDNGFTGTNFQRPAFEQMMDDVRDRKIDCIVVKDLSRFGRNYIETGYYLEKIFPFLNVRFVAITDHYDTLKNSSSDDMVASLKNIVNSLVAKDISHKSATVLHQKQQKGEYIGAFAPYGYMKNTDQKNHLIIDPVTAPIVKEIFKWKTEGIGYILIARKLNEMGIPSPSVYNYQNSRYKAKKIPTGKATMWQGQMVKQIINNFTYTGNVTQGKTVESLCNGLPLTKKDKKQYVVVYGTHEPIIDEATFHNLEKMSESIAKQNNYSRKYPFKENIFKGKIFCADCGQKMIRYKGVSKIGTVRYTFLCNQYEHNLKLSKCSKKCLGEPELTDAILSSLRAQVELTFSLENKLEKLRSTKEYKAKQKKIKTDLKNTEKLISKNLMLCSALFENYNDGIIDLVEYNRLKSDYLKQAEELEEAKNSLLKAQALDEKILSPQNEWIKAFRRQKDTTVLSGEFIELMIDKIIVSGYNDVEIIWKFSDELAFLTEFVGGAT; the protein is encoded by the coding sequence ATGGCAAGAGTAAGCAGAAAAAACAAGGCTCAGGCGATTCTAGAACCAATAGAACACGTTTATAACACAGCAATTTATATCCGTCTTTCTATAGAGGATAGTGGCACAAACAGGAGTGAAACCATTGAAACACAACAATATATGGTGGAGCAGTTTGTTAATGCTCAACAGGATATGAAACTGTATTCCGTCTACAAAGATAACGGTTTCACAGGTACAAACTTTCAAAGACCTGCTTTTGAGCAGATGATGGACGATGTGAGAGATCGAAAGATAGATTGTATCGTAGTGAAGGACTTATCCCGTTTTGGTAGAAACTACATTGAAACCGGTTATTATCTTGAAAAGATTTTTCCGTTTTTAAATGTACGTTTTGTTGCCATCACCGATCATTATGATACTCTGAAAAATAGTAGCAGTGATGATATGGTTGCTTCCCTTAAAAATATCGTCAATAGCTTGGTGGCAAAGGATATATCTCATAAGTCGGCTACTGTTCTTCATCAAAAACAGCAAAAGGGGGAATATATCGGTGCCTTTGCTCCCTATGGTTATATGAAAAATACGGATCAGAAAAACCATTTAATAATCGACCCTGTAACAGCACCTATTGTAAAGGAAATTTTCAAGTGGAAAACTGAAGGCATTGGTTATATTTTAATTGCAAGAAAACTAAATGAAATGGGTATTCCCTCTCCATCGGTGTATAATTACCAAAACTCTAGATACAAGGCAAAGAAAATTCCAACGGGAAAAGCTACGATGTGGCAGGGACAAATGGTAAAGCAAATTATAAATAACTTTACTTATACAGGAAATGTGACGCAGGGGAAAACCGTGGAATCCCTTTGCAACGGGTTACCCCTTACTAAGAAAGATAAAAAACAGTATGTGGTGGTTTATGGTACACATGAGCCTATTATTGATGAGGCGACTTTTCATAACTTAGAAAAGATGTCTGAAAGCATAGCAAAGCAAAATAATTATAGTAGGAAATACCCATTTAAGGAAAATATCTTTAAAGGGAAAATATTCTGTGCTGATTGTGGGCAAAAAATGATACGTTACAAAGGGGTCTCTAAAATCGGAACAGTAAGATACACATTTCTTTGTAATCAATATGAACATAACTTGAAATTATCTAAATGTAGTAAAAAATGTTTGGGCGAGCCGGAGCTCACCGATGCAATTCTTTCAAGTTTGAGAGCACAAGTAGAGTTGACTTTTTCATTGGAAAATAAACTTGAAAAGTTAAGAAGTACAAAAGAATACAAAGCTAAACAGAAAAAGATTAAAACCGATTTAAAAAATACGGAAAAGTTGATTTCTAAGAACTTGATGTTATGTTCTGCCCTGTTTGAAAATTACAACGACGGCATCATAGACCTAGTAGAGTACAACCGCTTGAAGTCTGACTATCTAAAACAAGCTGAGGAACTGGAAGAAGCCAAAAATAGCTTGCTAAAAGCACAGGCATTAGATGAAAAAATATTATCCCCTCAAAATGAGTGGATCAAGGCTTTTAGGAGACAAAAAGATACTACAGTATTAAGTGGTGAGTTTATTGAATTGATGATTGACAAAATTATTGTCAGTGGATATAACGATGTAGAAATCATATGGAAATTTTCTGATGAATTGGCTTTTCTCACCGAGTTTGTGGGAGGTGCTACATAA
- a CDS encoding permease, with protein sequence MKKSTTNLLKSYEYVLILIIIIALMCIIQPSEGYAAMVITKKNLLEMVYVIPPVFILLGLLDVWVPKETMMKYMGKNSRVKGIVLAFMLGSCAAGPLYVSFPIAVTLLKKRASFFNVFVFIGAWSTTKVPMFLFETSSMGWKFSILRLILSVIGILIIAKALDITTDNIDKEKIFNYVESEV encoded by the coding sequence ATGAAAAAAAGTACTACTAATCTTTTAAAAAGCTACGAATATGTGCTTATTCTTATTATTATCATTGCCTTGATGTGTATCATTCAACCTTCAGAAGGGTATGCAGCTATGGTAATAACCAAGAAAAATCTTTTGGAAATGGTATATGTCATACCACCCGTTTTTATTCTATTAGGGTTGCTCGATGTATGGGTTCCAAAAGAAACAATGATGAAATATATGGGTAAGAATTCCCGAGTGAAAGGTATTGTTCTTGCTTTTATGCTAGGTTCTTGTGCGGCAGGGCCTTTGTATGTATCTTTTCCTATTGCGGTTACGTTACTTAAAAAGAGAGCATCCTTTTTTAATGTATTTGTTTTTATTGGAGCTTGGTCGACCACAAAAGTCCCAATGTTTTTATTCGAAACGAGTAGTATGGGGTGGAAATTTTCTATTTTACGATTAATTTTGAGTGTGATTGGAATTTTAATTATTGCAAAAGCCTTGGATATTACTACAGATAATATTGATAAAGAAAAAATTTTTAATTATGTAGAAAGTGAGGTATAA
- a CDS encoding permease, which produces MVFYGIAGTLLLISASKDKKKTKMALKKAWKSLQNMLPQLLAILLLIGIILAILDKEVIAEFLGASSGGIGLCIAAIIGSITLIPGFAAFPLAASLLENGAGYGQIAMFISTLMMVGVATLPLEITCFGKKTAIKRNIFAFVFSIIAALIVGGIL; this is translated from the coding sequence ATGGTGTTTTACGGCATTGCAGGAACCTTGTTGTTAATTTCTGCAAGTAAAGACAAGAAGAAAACAAAAATGGCATTAAAAAAAGCATGGAAGTCACTTCAGAATATGCTTCCTCAGCTTTTAGCAATTTTATTGTTGATTGGTATTATACTTGCAATTTTAGATAAAGAAGTAATTGCAGAGTTTTTAGGTGCATCTTCAGGAGGAATAGGGTTGTGTATTGCTGCAATTATAGGGTCCATAACTTTGATTCCTGGCTTTGCAGCGTTTCCTCTTGCAGCTTCGCTTTTGGAAAACGGAGCGGGTTATGGTCAAATTGCAATGTTTATATCAACTTTAATGATGGTAGGGGTGGCAACGCTACCCCTCGAAATTACATGCTTTGGTAAAAAAACAGCTATTAAAAGAAATATTTTTGCATTTGTTTTTTCCATCATTGCTGCGCTTATAGTAGGAGGAATACTTTAA
- a CDS encoding DUF6870 family protein, with product MNGIDFEAMKKVNVRTVDRSTLKDINDVVVDTSLPKEERLRSFIEQIGNPYCYKCGDLVVKVSFAENTSATLEDRLEHYLATM from the coding sequence ATGAATGGTATTGATTTTGAAGCAATGAAAAAAGTAAATGTGAGAACTGTTGACCGTTCCACACTCAAAGATATTAACGATGTTGTTGTGGATACATCACTTCCCAAAGAAGAACGACTGCGCAGCTTTATTGAGCAGATAGGTAACCCGTATTGCTACAAATGCGGTGATTTGGTAGTAAAGGTATCCTTTGCCGAAAATACATCGGCAACTTTAGAGGATAGATTGGAGCATTATCTTGCAACGATGTAA
- a CDS encoding RNA polymerase sigma factor, whose product MPFSYTLSNDVLIKIDNLKLNSVISFYHKDIAFFSVFRFKRIVPRCRSPPFLNLSLINSNNGGKDMSFYVTITNSQGKEIRVKVSVEIFELFEEERKEIARLRKEKERHSSDEDVESDIAGYLHSLRTTSLEERAMQRQELKSAVDVIKSCTPVQQRRFYLNRILGYSFTEIARKERCSEGAVRLSINKVLKKLKIIKK is encoded by the coding sequence ATGCCATTCAGCTACACTTTATCAAATGATGTATTAATAAAAATAGATAATTTAAAATTAAACAGTGTTATATCTTTTTATCATAAAGATATAGCATTTTTTTCTGTTTTCAGATTTAAAAGAATAGTCCCTCGTTGTCGTTCCCCTCCATTTTTGAATTTGTCCCTAATAAATTCAAATAATGGAGGAAAAGATATGTCATTTTATGTAACGATAACAAACTCTCAGGGGAAAGAAATCAGGGTTAAGGTTTCAGTTGAAATATTTGAACTTTTTGAAGAAGAACGAAAAGAGATTGCGCGTTTACGCAAAGAGAAAGAAAGACATTCATCTGATGAAGATGTGGAAAGTGATATTGCTGGATATTTACATAGCCTTCGCACAACATCCTTGGAAGAAAGAGCTATGCAAAGGCAAGAATTGAAATCCGCTGTTGATGTGATTAAAAGCTGCACACCTGTTCAGCAAAGAAGATTTTATCTCAATCGTATTTTAGGATATTCCTTTACTGAAATTGCAAGAAAAGAGCGTTGTTCCGAGGGCGCTGTTCGTCTTTCGATAAATAAAGTTTTAAAAAAATTAAAAATAATTAAAAAATAG